CATCCGAACTCAGCGACCACCGAAAGCGTTAATAAAGACACAGGAAGATGGGGCCTCCAGAAAATCAGATTTTTAAAGAATGGAGAGAACAATCTTCGTTGAAAATTAATATGTGAACCACACGTCAGCAATCTCTCAGGAAACACACTGAAAAACAATTTCGATCGACAAATTGTCCTTACTGGTGTTTCCTCACAGTCAGATAGAGAAGGCGCCCCATTAGCCCTACGAGACAGCTCAGAAGGTCACTTAGAACATACCATTCACCAATATCTCGAGCAACTAAGGAAGATAGGTGCACCTGTTCCTAGCATATCTGTCTTATTGATGCGCAAAAAAGACCAGAATGTCTATTCGAGCTTCAAATACCTGGCCGACCGAATGTTTCATATTCAGGCAATCTATATCACAGAGACCCACATGAACAAAGCCAACATCCACCAGTATATGGCTAACGTGGCTATGAAGGCGGACCTTAAGCTGGCAGGCATTAATCACTCTGCTTCCAACATATACCAATGGCTTTCAAAACCCTAGTGCTCAGTGCAGACTGTACACACCTGGGTAGTGGGGCACTAGCGGGCTGTCCCTCGATTGTTGCTGTTGTCAGTTCACTAGAAGCAAATGGAGGCAGATTTAGAGGAAAACTCAAGCTTCAGAGTGGGAGACAAGAAGTACGCATCCCCAAACAACTACCTTGCATAGCGCTAATGTTTTCAGATCATCACGGGCCTAGCAACCCTCCTCCAAACTCACTTCAATGACTGGTACAAATTTCATGATAGATTCCCCGAGAACGTACTGTATTATCGCGACGGCGTCAGCACCTCTCAGTTCGATGATGTCAATGCTACAGAGGTTGCAGGCATCCAGGCAGCCTTTGAAAATTTAGTCaagagcaagaagaaggaTAACACAGAAGTACAGAAACTGAAGATTACCGCTGTCATCGTGAATAAACGACACGGTACTCGATTTTTTCCTCTCCGAGAGATCGATGCCATGACTAGGAACAACAATTGCAAACCTGGACTCCTCGTTGAAAGCTCAATCACCTCACCGTACAACACGGAAAACGGGATCAAAGGTACTGCGCGCTCTGCCCATTACACAGTGATCAAGAATGACATGCAAATGACCACTGAGCAATTAGAAGACCTGGCAAGTACACCAAATCAATGATCAAGAAATACAATCTGCTAACAAGTCCCAGACACACAGACTATGCCATACTTACGTCCGAACAACACTAGGCGTATCATACGCCTTACCCGCCTACTACGCCGACCGTCTCTGCGAACGAGGTCGCTGCTATCTCCGCGAGTGGTACAACCCTGACAACAACAAGCGACAAGAATATAATAACCAACTCCGCGCTGTAGAGCGAATCGTGGAACAAAACCGCAATAACAAGAACGCGCACAACTCATCTCGTCAAACAGACGAGAAGAAGTCTGCTGCCGAAACAAACGACGATGAAGATGATCTGGAAATTGTGGCAAGGCGCATGGAATCTTGGCTCATGCCGAACATCGTAAAAAGGTGGGACCGTGATATGGACCCTGTTGTCAACAACCCTGCGGGGAAGAGAAGGTGGAAGCATCGAGAAATTACTATGTACTGGATGTGAGGTACAAGGAACGGATAAGTTCAGCTCTGTTTTAGCTGGATGGATGAATCGTTATCACCTTTTCCACACCAACATCTCTTTTGTGAATTTCCCCTGATTCCTCGTTGATTTGCCACGTTTTTTAAAATTATCGTCTCCCTACCCCCTCATCTCCCTGCAACTACTGTTATCGCGTTGCCTGTTCTTCTTTTGATTTTATAGATGCGATGATAGACTATTAATGAGGTTTATGCGGTTCCGAATGAGTGAAGTGCCATATGTCAAGGAACTTGAATGCGAGGACAAAGACCTGGAATAGTAAAACGCATATTTCGATGAGAGGGGCGTGGTCTTCTCACTCATAGAACTAGACTGCTGTTATCACATGGCAAGCATTGTATTTCCCACACATTCATCAAGAACAGGCTGGAAATCGATATTGTCAGAAAATTATTCAATTCTGTTGAGATGTCATAGTGAAAACAACTCAAACAATCAGCGTTCAGACACCAAACACCTGTGGCTATTGTGGCCGACCTCCATCTACCCAGTTGTTCCATGTTCCGTGTCGCTAGAAATGCAATGATGCTGACCAATTCTAACAAATGAAAGTTGCGCCAGACCCGTCGTAAAAAACTCAGCGAGCGCAAATGCCATCATACCTCGGTGAAAACGTAGGTACAATTACCTCCACTGACCTTGGCTCAACTTGAGCAAACCCTCTACGCACCCCGCCTCTTCGGCCGAGTTTATGCTTGACCGCCCGCTTGCGCCGTCACCGTTCATGAACAGCCTTAGCTCATCGTCTTGCTCGGGGTCGACGAAGCCTTTATCACCCCCTCTCTTCTCTCTAACTAACAGTGCACCAAGGCTTGAAGACTTTGACATGAGCTTAGTGTTCTCTCCCAGTATCTGACGAGCTGCTCGTGAAGCAGGAGGCGTGGCAGCGACCTGGCGATCCCGACACACTGACTTGTCCGCGCCGGGCTCCCAGTTCTCCTTGTCGCTCTCTGTTTGAGGAAAGTCATCCGACTCTGTGCTCTCGCCACCCTTCTTGTAGTCCGAGTGGTCGATGTTGGAGAGCCGACCGTTGATGGTGGATGCGCGTTGCATGGGACCGCGAGATTTCTTGACTAGCGGGCTTCCCTGCACCTTGTGAGAGCTATGGCGTGCCATGAGTGGGCTACTGTTTTGGCGAGCTTGATTCTGAGCCAGTATCCTTCGATTTCGGTTGGCGCGTAGAATACCAATAGCATCCGCTGCACTGCCACTCTCCTCTTGTTCCGCACGCGTCGTCAGGCTTGTTGCCGACCGGCTCTCGGGGTCACACCAGAATTCCCATGCACGCGAATCCCTGCTCCTTCCAATGTTTGATACTGTTCTTGGCAGCCTGGGGCTAGGCTCTCCTCGGCCGGCAGCTGCGAGTCTATCATTCAAGCCAGCGGTGCTATAGCTCCGTCTAATACCAGCTGCAGCACGCGAGAATGAAGCAGGAGTTTTCCTCGACTTGGGTGGCGAAGGTGTCTTGTCGAGGTCGGTGACTATGCGCGCAGTGCCATCCTCGGTCGTGGACAAACGTACAAAGGAGTGTTTACGCTTCAGTGACCGCGAGGGAGTCTTTGTGGCGAGGTCGGGTGATTCAAATGGCTTAGTAGGAGCGTTGGGGAAGGTAATGACTTCGGGCGTGTAGTCTTCAAGCGATCGAACGAACGAGGCGCTGCGACGATTGGAGATCCATGATGTTCTTGGCTGAGGGGCGCCCTGAGAAGACGGTGCAGTACGTTGTGAGTTGGCGAGTTCGGTGGGGGCGGTTTCCGATTTTAGAACTTCGGTCGAGGGCTCTACGACGGCTTCGTTTACGTTTTCGCGTTCGGCAGTGGCAGACACAGTTGTATCAACGGTGCGCGGTTCTGGTATGGTCTCGTCCGATGTGAGTTCGGGTGTTGCGGGATGCTCTGGTGGGTCCGACTTGGGGCACTCTTCCTCTTCCAGCTCTGGCAATGTGTCGATGTTTCGCGCAATAGCTACCGTCTCGTCCTCGGTAGGCGGGTCGGACATtgtcgacgacgacgacatAAGCGAGGCGGTAGAAGATGGTTCCAGTGGGCGCGAACGACGGCGTTCGTTTTGGCGTTTATCTAAGGCAAGCGTGATCAGGACGTGTTTCGAAAATCATATGTAGATCGGATATCGCACGCGACACAACGACGGTTTCGCTCAAAAAGCGCTGACACGTCAGTCGCCAGCGATGCGACGGCGAGCAGAGCAACTTACTTTGAAACCAGATCTAAAGAGTGCATGTTAGCAAGGACGCGCACACTCGTGACGTGGAGCAATATCAGCGGACGTACCTGAACCTCTTTTTCACCGAGTGCGACCTTTGTAACAATTTCCAAGCGCGCCGTCTTGTCCGGCTTTGGATTCTTCAGGTAATAAGACTTGAGAATATCTTCATCCTCCTTGCTGCAGAGTGTCGTGGTTAGCGATGATGGGTCGTTGGAGTGTCGCTTGCCCGCGGGGTAGTTGGGCCGAATAGCTCCCGACGGAAGGCGCGACCAGCGCGTCGAGCATGGGGTCAACATAGTCGGGACGAAAAGACCACAACTTGAACAAAAATGCAAACATACCTCGTGCGTCGTCTCTTTTGGCGAGCAAGGGCCTTGTTATCAACATCTGGTGGCATGTGATTTGCGACTGATTCCTGCGAATGGACGAGAAAGGCCAATTGACTGAAACTTGCGCGTCGAAAGCGCGATGACGCAGGCGATGAAAACGGCAGGGATGCGGGCAATGGTGATGAGGCGGCCATGGTGCGAAGGCGAAAACGACTGTTGGTAGATAAAAGAATGTGATTATAGACCACGCGACATGAGTGACTGTTAAAGAAAGAGTAACGCGAGCAATATGGTGGCAGGTTTGCGAGGCGCGTCTTCCGGCGCGTATCAGATTGGCCCGAGCCGCGGGAGCGCTTGGTCTATGTCGTGCATAACACCACGTCTTCGTGAGAAAAAATAAGCCCGAGCTTAGAAGTACGGACAACTATCACATTGCAAGAGGTATAAGCAGATCTACAGTATGCCTTGAAGCTTTCCTTCTCTTGACGATGTGGCACTTTGTCTTGACATTCAACATGAACACCGAGTCCGTGCACGTGCACCCTCATGTAATGTCCGCTAGTATCGGTACCGCTGAAATAGATCATCACGTATGCACGGGCGTGGGGAGGCTGAAAAATGCTTACTTACTCATGGCAGTTACTTACTCATGTCAGATGCCAGAGAAAATAGACAGGAACCATGAGCTGGGTGTCGTGGCAGTGTTTGCATTGCTTCTTTCAGCCGCAGCTCCCATCTCCGCTTCTCGAGGTTCACGTAAGTGCGGGACGATCAATATGCTTCCTTTTTCTCAGCCCTGCGCCTTTTCTTGTCACGAGTATCCGCACACGAGACGCGTGCGTCTCCAGGTTGATACAAGAGTTCCGACCATTACCCTTGATGAATACCGCTGTGAATGCTACCACGCGCCATGAAGAGGAGAAACCACTTGCACCTGAAACCGCGTCAAGTGCGCATTTCATTAAGTGGAATCTTTTTCATCCAGCGATGCGACCGCTGAAGCTACTCTCTGTACGCCTTCACTATGGTCTTAAATCACGTGAGACTGACCCTTCATGATCACCTACAACCATCTATTGTTTGGTATAGCTTACATATTGACTGATGTCTGTACGTGTTCTGGATTAAACACGTGCACGCGTCTGCACGTGACACGCTAACCTTCTCGGTCGACGGCTGCCTCCGCAAACCCGAGCCTCCGCATGTACCATCTAGTCATCCACAGACTGTTTGCACAGACTCTCTACTATCGGAGTGCTCCGACCAACCATCATGCATGCATCGCTGCAGAAGATTAGGCAACAACACGCCTATCGACAATCCAGCCAATTTTCCACTCTTGGCGGCGACTCTCACCGTAAGATGAGCTGAACCGCAATTCCCCACGATCCACCTACCATCACCCCAAGACGTGCATATTCATTTGTCCTCCTTAACATCTGACCCTTTGCATGCAGTCGCGCCTGTCAAAACACCCATTGTCTGTTTGTCTGTCTGTCCGGGTGCCCCACCTCCACCGGTGAACATGTTTCACTCAAGGCAGAAGTTGTGGGAAAAAGAGTTGGAGTTTTCGTCACGTAAAGACATATTTTTTTTGCATCCGGGCCGAATGGCACGTTTTCGCTTTGCATGCTACATGCTGGCAGCTTCTGTACTATAGATCTCTGTCGGTATGATACCAACAGGGCGAAACCTGCTAAAAGGGTTTGTGGTATAGCATATTATCGCAACAATTCGTTTCATATGTTGTTATTTATCATTCGAAGTTTAAGCCTCGCACAAAGGGGTTTCCTGTGGCTTTTACTGGCGTTCGTGCGACACACTCCGAGCCTGACCGGTTTTGGCCCCATTTCCCTATCTCGTCATCTCCGACAAGTTTTTAGCCTCCTTATATGGTGGCCTATTGGCGGAGACCTCCTGTTCGCATGTCATAGCTCAAAAGCGCGAGTTGACGTGACAGTTCTCGCGAGCAAAACTACTCGAACGCCACAAGATCACCCTTGATACAGCCGAATGTAAGCATCGGGTGCTTCGTACGAGATCCTTGCGTCCGACCCGCTGCAGATGTACCTAAAGGCGGCCGCATCATGAGGCAGGGCTAGCCCTACGGATCCACTGCAGCGTGGAGGCTTACGAACGTTGACGACTACTAATCTTCAACAACCTACAGTGTTGCAGACCACACCCTTCTACAAGAAATCATATCGTGACCGGACTTTCAGTCGTCGCTCGATTGGCTGGGACGATTTGCCTAGCGTTATGGTCGCTCACCATGACGACGCACGTCAAAGCCCATCTGCCGTTCATTCGCGGAGGCCAATCGTCCTTCCTATTGAATTCATTTCCGGTACTCCGATGGGTTATATGACTTATTCTCCTATTAAGGTCTCTGTCATCAGCCCCATGTCCCCAAGAAACTTGCCTCTT
The sequence above is a segment of the Pyrenophora tritici-repentis strain M4 chromosome 3, whole genome shotgun sequence genome. Coding sequences within it:
- a CDS encoding AF-4 domain containing protein, with translation MAASSPLPASLPFSSPASSRFRRASFSQLAFLVHSQESVANHMPPDVDNKALARQKRRRTSKEDEDILKSYYLKNPKPDKTARLEIVTKVALGEKEVQIWFQNKRQNERRRSRPLEPSSTASLMSSSSTMSDPPTEDETVAIARNIDTLPELEEEECPKSDPPEHPATPELTSDETIPEPRTVDTTVSATAERENVNEAVVEPSTEVLKSETAPTELANSQRTAPSSQGAPQPRTSWISNRRSASFVRSLEDYTPEVITFPNAPTKPFESPDLATKTPSRSLKRKHSFVRLSTTEDGTARIVTDLDKTPSPPKSRKTPASFSRAAAGIRRSYSTAGLNDRLAAAGRGEPSPRLPRTVSNIGRSRDSRAWEFWCDPESRSATSLTTRAEQEESGSAADAIGILRANRNRRILAQNQARQNSSPLMARHSSHKVQGSPLVKKSRGPMQRASTINGRLSNIDHSDYKKGGESTESDDFPQTESDKENWEPGADKSVCRDRQVAATPPASRAARQILGENTKLMSKSSSLGALLVREKRGGDKGFVDPEQDDELRLFMNGDGASGRSSINSAEEAGCVEGLLKLSQGQWR
- a CDS encoding Piwi domain containing protein, encoding MAFKTLVLSADCTHLGSGALAGCPSIVAVVSSLEANGGRFRGKLKLQSGRQEIITGLATLLQTHFNDWYKFHDRFPENVLYYRDGVSTSQFDDVNATEVAGIQAAFENLVKSKKKDNTEVQKLKITAVIVNKRHGTRFFPLREIDAMTRNNNCKPGLLVESSITSPYNTENGIKGTARSAHYTVIKNDMQMTTEQLEDLASVSYALPAYYADRLCERGRCYLREWYNPDNNKRQEYNNQLRAVERIVEQNRNNKNAHNSSRQTDEKKSAAETNDDEDDLEIVARRMESWLMPNIVKRWDRDMDPVVNNPAGKRRWKHREITMYWM